A genomic segment from Fundulus heteroclitus isolate FHET01 chromosome 6, MU-UCD_Fhet_4.1, whole genome shotgun sequence encodes:
- the higd1a gene encoding HIG1 domain family member 1A, mitochondrial, producing the protein MSYEEGNDSKFVRKVKENPFVPIGMAGFVAIVGHQLYKMKSRGDTKMSVHLIHMRVAAQGFVVGAITVGVLYSMYNQYIRHPKDDHVSEQHK; encoded by the exons ATGTCTTATGAAGAAGGGAATGACTCAAAGTTTGTGCGGAAGGTGAAGGAAAATCCCTTTGTCCCAATAG GGATGGCTGGATTCGTTGCCATTGTTGGACACCAGCTGTATAAAATGAAGAGTCGAGGGGACACAAAAATGTCAGTGCACCTGATCCACATGCGTGTAGCTGCACAAGGCTTTGTGGTTGGAGCCATCACAGTAG gagTCCTTTATTCAATGTACAATCAGTACATTAGGCACCCCAAAGACGACCACGTCTCTGAGCAACACAAGTGA